The Armatimonadota bacterium DNA segment CTTGCTGGGAGGCCAATCGGCGCGCGGTCCCAACCAGGCGGCGCGCCTCGTCCGCGTACAGCGCCAGCTCCAGATCGCGCAGCTCCTCGCTGTGACTGCGGTATTGAGCCGCGGCCTCGGCCTGCGCCGCCAGCACCAGCTGCTGCGCCTCCAGCTCGGAAAGCAGATCGCCGGCACGGTCAAGGTGGGCCTGGACGTGGCCCAGCCGGCGCTCGGCCTCGGTGCGCTGCCGCTTCTGCCTTGCCAGGCCTGCGGCCTCCTCCAGCCACTGCCGGCGCTCGAGTGGTGTGGCGCGCAGGACCGCGTCCACCTCGCCCTGTCCGATCAGCGCGTATGAACGACCACCTAGTCCGGTACCCAGGAACAGCATCTGGATGTCGCGCAGGCGGCAGTCCACACCGTTGATGGCGTACTCTCCTTCGCCTCCCCGCGTCACGGTGCGCGACACGGTAACCTCGTTGAACTCCAGAGGAAGATCGCCGGCGCCGTTTTCCAGGGTGAGCGAGACTTTGGCCAGGCTGTGGGGCCGGCGAGAAGCGGTACCGGCAAAGATGATATCCTCCATCCGGGCGCCCCGCAGCAGCCGGGCGTTGGTCTCGCCCAGGGCCCAACGGATGCTGTCCATGATGTTGCTCTTGCCGCTACCGTTGGGACCCACTATCGCTGTGATTCCGGGATGGAACTCGAGTTCCGTGCGGTCCACGAACGTCTTGAATCCTACGAGCTCCAGCCTCCGAAGCTGCACGCTCCGTCTCCTCCTCGACTCGGACCGCCTGCGCGGCCCGCCCGTTGTCCGACCGCCGCCAGGGGCGGCGAGAATCTAATCGGGTGCTGCGACGACAGGTGTAACCATTGCAGCCTGACGATACAACCCAACCAACCTCTCGGTAAGCGTTTCAATGGCGTAGGCCCGGGCCGCGACCCGACCGGCGGCGGCAAGGCGGCTCCGCAACGCATCGTCGCCCAGGAGCCGGTGAATCGCCACACCCAGCGCCTCGGCGTCCAGGCCGGTCAGGAGTCCGGTCAGCCCGTCGCTGACGACCTCGGACACCCCTCCTGCGCCCACCGCGGCGACCGGCAGGCCGGCCGCCATCGCCTCCACCACGACGAGCCCCTGCGTCTCCGTGGGCGACGAGAAAGCAAACAGGTCAGCGGCCGCGTAGCAGTCGAGGACCCGGTCGTGATCAAGCGGGCCGGTGAAGATCACCTGCCCGGCTATGCCTCGGTCCGCGGCGGCGCGCCGGAGGGCAGCGGCCTCAGGTCCGCCGCCCACCACCAGCAGGCGGGCCGGCGTCCCCTGGGCGGCCATGGCAAAGGCCGCCAGCAGCACGTCGAAGCGCTTCTCTCGCGCCAGGCGACCGACCGTGATGACCAGGGGCACGCCCGCAGGGATCCCGAGCCGGGGCCTGACCCAGAGAGGGTTTAGGCGATCGAACCGGTCCAGGTCGAACCCCGCGGTCGCGAGTACCTCGACCCGAGCGGATACCCCGCGCGCCAACAGCCAGTTCCGCACCGCATGGGAGGGCGCGACAACTAGCGAGCAGCGGTTGCAGTATCTTATCGTGTACCGCGTGACCACCTCACGGGAGAACCGTTGGGACACGATCGGGACGTAGTGCACGTACTCCGAGTACATCGTGTGATGCGTGAAGACCAGCGGCAACCCAAGGCGGCGGGCCGCGAACAGGGCGGCGGTCCCCATGAGGAACGGCGAGTGGGTGTGGATCACGGAGAGACGCCGTGCGCGCAGACCGGCCGTGAAGCGCCGGGCCACCGGGATGGCCAGCGGGAAGTCAGGGATCCCGGGCGCGCGAACCGAAGGAAACCGAACCACGTCGGGGTCGGCGTCCCTGTAGCCCGGATACGCGGGCGCGAAGATCGAGGCCTGATGTCCCTGGCGCCGGAGCTCCGTCACCAGGGCCTCGATGGAGCGCACGACACCGCTGATCCGCGGGAGGTAAGAATCGGAGAACACCCCCACGCGCACGGCGTCGCCCCCGCAGGGCATCCGCTTGATGTTCCACCTCCGCTCGCCACGAGAACGTCGGACGCCCGGGCCGGCCAATACACCTATCGTTCGCGACGTCACACCGTTCTCCTTCGGTCCGATCCGCCTGCCCGCGGCACCGTCAACGCGACGGGGCAGCGCTCGTGCGCCGCCCCGCGCATCCACGTTCCTAGGTTGTCTGGTCGGGGAGGGGGGATTTGAACCCCCGGCCTCAGCGTCCCGAACGCTGCGCGCTAACCAAGCTGCGCCACTCCCCGCTGCGCTCCATTGTAGTGGCGGGAGCGCCGACGGGCAAGTCATCACTCCTTCTGCTCGGACTCCTCCGCGGACTCATCCGGACCGGATTCCTCGACCGCGGGTGCTTCGGGCTCTGCCTGCTCCGCCCTGGCTTCCGCCGCCTGTCGGAGCAGGGCGCCCATGGCGTCACCAACCGCGTCGCCGATGGTGATCCGCCCTTCGTCTTCCTGCGTCCGCATGTAGTCCTTGACGCGCTTGCGCTCGGCCTCTCTGGCCAGACGCCGAAGACTGAGCAGCATCCTGCGCTCCTCGGGCCTGATCTCGGTGATCATGGCCTCGATCACCTGGCCGACCTCAACCACATCCTCCACCTTGCCGACGCGTCGCTCCGCCAGCTCCGCGATCGGGAGGAACGCATCGAGGTCGCGGAGACGCACGAACGCCCCGGACGGCACGATGCGCACGACCTTGCCCTTGGCGACCTCGCCCGCGCGATGCCGCTCGGACACCTCGGCCCAGGGATCGTCCAGGATCTGCTTGAGCCCCAGGGAGATCTTTCCGCTCTCCCGGTCCACCCGCAGCACCTGCACGCGCAGGTGCTGGTTCCGACGGACCACCTCGGAGGGATGCCGGATGTAGGTCCAGGCCATCTCGCTGATCGGCAGCAGGCCGTCCACGCCGCCGAGGTCCACGAACGCGCCGAAGTCGGTGATGCGCTTCACCGTGCCCTCGACGATTGCCCCTTCGACCAGACTGCCCAGGACCTCCTCGCGCTTGGACCTGCGGTCTTCCTCCACAGCCATCCGGTGAGACAGGATGACCCGGCCCTTGCCGCGGTCCACCTCGATCACTCGAAGAGGGATGGACTGGCCCACGAACCACTCAAAGCGCCGGCCCTTTGCCTGGGTAAGGTCCACGTGCGAGCCGGGTACGAACCCGCGCACGCCCAGATCCACCACGAGTCCACCCTTGACCTTGTCAACGACCATCGCGTGGAGGATCGCGCCCGATTCCTTCATCTGGGCGATCCGATCCCAGGTGTGAATGAAGTCGGCCCGCTTCTTGCTGAGGATGATGTTGCCTTCCTCGCCCTCCACCCGCATCACCATGACGTTGATCTGATCGCCCACCGATACCGCGTCCACTTCTTCCCCGCGACGGGTCATCTCTTTTGGCGGAATCAGCCCTTCGGACTTCGCACCCACGTCCACAAGAATGCCCTCGGTATCAATGCGCACGACCGTCCCCTTGACGATCTGCCGCTCCCGGAGTCTTGGTACGGCGTCTCCCAGGTCCAACGCTTCGCTCCCAGGAGTCTGATCGCCGTACACCATGATCTCTTCGCTCATGCCTGCCACGCCCTCTCACGCGAACTCCAGCCCGGGCCATTGATTCGTCCGGGCGTACCGTGCGATCTTCGCCGCGACAGCGGGGTTTCCTCCCACTCTATATCCGCCAGTAGTTCAGCAACTGGCGCCGCGCAGCCCTCAGCCGCGGGCGGATCGCCGCGGACGGGGCTTCTGGCGGCGGCTCCTCGTCTGGGATGCCCCAGGCCGCGCGACCGACCAGCGCCTCCAGCGTCGCCACGCAGGAAGCCCCCAGCGCCGCCAGATCGTAGCCGCCCTCCAGCGTAACGAGCAGTGGCGCCCCGGACGCGCTGGCTGCTTCATCGAGCAGCCGTGCCAGCCGGCCGAACCCCCGGGCGGTCACGACCATGCCTCCCAGCGGATCGGCGAAGTGGGCATCGTACCCTGCCGAGACAACCAGGAAGTCCGGGTTGTAGACCGAGCCGAGCGGCAGCACAACCTCTGTGAAGGCCTCCTCGTATCCGCCGTCTCCTGTATCGGCCGGAAGCGGCAGGTTCACGGTGAACCCCTCTCCAAGATCCTCGCCGACGTCGCCCAGAGCACCGGTACCTGGGTACCAGTATTCCTGGTGCAGAGAGACGAAGAGCACGCCTGGATCGCGCCAGAAGACGGCCTGCGTTCCGTTGCCGTGGTGGACGTCCCAGTCAACGATCATGACGCGCTTCCGGCCCAATCGGCGCGCCGCGGCCGCGGCCACCGCAGCGTTGTTGAACAGGCAGAACCCCATCCCCTGCTCCGGCAGGGCATGGTGACCAGGAGGACGGACCGCAAGGAAGGCGCGGGCGGCCCCTCCGGCGCACAGCACCTCTGCCGCATGCGCCGCGGCGCCGGCCGCATGGGCGGCGGCGACCGCCGAGTCCGCGCTGACGCGGGTATCCTGATCCAGCCACCCGCCCCCGCGTTGCGCCATTGCCTCCAACCCGTCAACGTACGCGGCCGAGTGAACCGAGAGCAGGAGATCCCTCTCAACCGGCGGGAACTCGGAGGTCTCCACCAGATCGGCCAGCCCGCTCTCTCCGATCGCCCGCTGGATCGCCGGGAGGCGCTCCGGTCGCTCGGGGTGTCCTGCGCCGGTAAGGTGCCGGGCACACGCGGGATGGGTGAGGTGGAGCACGCTCACGGTCGGGCGGCTGCCCGCAGGGCGGAGATGGCCGACTCGATCCCCACAGGGGCGCTGAAGATCGCGGAAGCGGCGATAAGAACGTCCGCGCCGGCGGCAACGGCAAGGCCTGCGGTCTGCGGCGATATGCCCCCGTCTATGCCCACCCAGCCGGACCAGCCGGCCAGAAGCGCTCTCAGGCGCCCGATCTTGGGCAGGACGCCCGGCAGGAAGGCCTGCCCGGCGTAGCCCGGGTTGACGCTCATGACGACCACGAAATCCAGGACGTCCCCCAGCTCGGCGCAGGCCTCCGGGGGCGTGCCAGGGTTGAGGGCGATCCCGGCCTGGACGCCGAGGGCCCGGATCTGGGACAGCACGCGGTGTGGGTGCGCGGTCGCCTCAGGATGCACGGCCAGGCAGGAGGCGCCGGCGAGGGCGAACGCCTCCAGGTGGCGCTCGGGCCGGCAGATCATCAGGTGGACGTCCAGCGGCAGGGTGGTGGCGCGGCGCAGCGCCTCAACGATCACGGGGCCCATGGTTATGGGCGGGACGAAGCATCCGTCCATGACGTCCACGTGGATCATGTCGGCGCCGCCCCGCTCGGCAGCGGCCACGGCCTCCGCGAGGTGGACCAGGTCGGCGCTAAGTATGCTCGCCGCGATTCGCACATGCGCCTGGTAGGCCGACGGCCGGGGGGCGGTCACGGCCGGATCTCCTGGACCAGACGGCCGTCCACGTAGACCTGGATGATCGTGTACCCCTGGCTGCGCACGGTCTGATCAACCCGGTCCCCAGGCGAATGTGGGGCCTGATAGGCGGTGCGCACGCCGGTCTCGTCAATGACCACGATCCTGACCTCCTGCAATCCGCCTTCCGGGACGATGACCTGCACTCGTGTGCGCCGTACCAGGCCCGGCGAAACCGCGGGCGAGGGCTGCGGCGACGGCAGGACGCGGGGGCCTGGTGCCGGTGTTGGCGCTGGTGGAACGCGTTGTCCGGGCGTCGGCACAGGCGTGGGCAGAGCGCGGGGTGCCTGCGTCGGAGGCCGCTGGGGTTCCACGATCTGAGGCTCGGCGGTGATGACCGGAGCCCGCGGAGGCGCGCTCTCCTCTCCGGGCCGGGCACTGACGGTTAGTATGATCTGGACCGCCCCCGGGCGCAGGGGCGTCGCGGCCGGCGGCGACTGCTCGAGTACCGTTCCCGGTTCGGCTGCCGTGGTCGCCAGCGTGCGGAGATGCGTGATCACCAGGCCCCGCTCCTCCAGGAGCAGCCTGGCATCTGCCAGCGCACGGCCCACGAGCGACGGCATCTCCACCTGTGGAGGACCGCGACTGATAACCAACAACACCGGCGTGTCCAGGGGCACGCGTGAGCCCGCCGGCGGATCCTGCCTGATTACCGTGCCTGCCTTCGCGATCTCGTCGTGCGCCTCCTGAAGCGTCCCGGCCTGAAGACCCGCCCCTTCCAGTGCAAGTTGCGCCTCCTGAAGCGTCCGCCGCACCAGGTCGGGCACCGTGACAAGCTGTGCTCCCAGGCTGAGCACCACGCCGATGCGCCGTCCCCGCTTGACGCGCTTGCCGGGTGGCTGGTCCTGCGAGAGGACGATGTCCTGCGAGACGGTTGGGCTGTAAGCCCGCTCTGTGACCGCGATCGTCAGGCCCGCCTGCTGCGAGATCAGCTCGGCCTGGGGCAGCGTCCGCCCCACCAGGTCCGGCATCTCGACCTCGGGGACGTTGAGGTAGCCGTTCACCGCCTGCCAGCCGGCCCATGCGCCCAGAGAGACGATGACCAACACGGCGGCGGCGATCCGGAGCGCGGCGCCTCCCGGTCGAGTCGGCGCCACTTCGCCGGGGAGCGCGAACCGGCGGGTGGTGCCCTCGTCGGTCGCGGCCGTCTCTCTCCACAACTCGGTTTTTCCCTCCAGGTCGCCTGCCATCTCGCGGGCCGAGCCGTAGCGGTCCTGGCTTGACTTGGCCATGGCCTTGAGGATGATCCCCTCGAGCCGCAACGGAATGCTGGGCTCGATCGCACGGGGAGCGGGAGGCGGTTCATGCAGGTGCTTGAGCGCTATAGCGATCGGGCTGTCACCGGCAAACGGCAGCCTGCCCGTCAGCATCTCGAAGAGCACCACGCCCAGCGCGTAGATGTCTGACCCGCGGCCGACGGCGGCGCCGCGCGCCTGCTCGGGCGAGAGGTAGTGAACGGTCCCTATCACCGTACCGGGCTGCGTGATCGTGCTGGTGGCCAGGGCCCGGGCGATCCCGAAATCGGCCACCTTCACGCTGCCGTCGGGAGCCAGGAGTATGTTCTGAGGCTTCACGTCGCGGTGGATGATTCCCTGGCGGTGGGCGTAGTCCAGCGCCTCGCAGACCAGCAGGGCTATGCGCTCCGCATCGGCCGGCTCGAGGCGGCCGACCCGTCGGAGGTAGGCCTTCAGGTCCGGGCCGTCCACGTACTCCATAGCGATGAAGTACGTGTCGCCGTCCTGCCCGCTCTCTAGAACGCGAACTATGTTCGGGTGAGCCAGGGCTTCCGCTGCGCGGGCCTCGCGGGCGAATCGCTCGATGAACTCGTGGTCGGCGGCGTACTCCCCACGCAGGATCTTGAGCGCCACAACCGCGCCGTCGTCCAGCCGGCGCGCGCGGCAGACCGTGGACATCCCGCCCTCGGCGATGCGCTCGGCCACCTCGTACCGTCCGGCGATGACGGCGCCGTGGTTTGCGCTCATGCCGGAACCCCCGCGGCCCGGGTTTGGTGGAGCTGCCCGCAGGCGGCCTGGATGTCCACGCCGCGGTCCAGGCGAACCGTGGCGGACGCTCCGCCCCGGCGCACCAACGCCGCGAAGCGGTGCACCGCGTGGGCCGGTGGCCGCGCGTATTGCAGCCCGTAGACCGGGTTCCAGGGAATCACGTTCACGTGCGCGCCACTCCCCGACAGCAACGCCGCCAGGCGGCTTGCATGGTCGTCGTGATCGTTGACGCCGTGCATGAGCACGTACTCGAAGGTAACCCTGCGACCCGTGGTGGCCGCGTAGTCGCGCGTGGCCGCCATCAGCTCGACAAGCGGCCACCGCCGGTTGACCGGCACGAGCTGCGACCGCAGGTCGTCGGAGGGCGCGTGGAGCGACACGGCTAGGGTGAGCTGCAGCCGCTCCTCTGCCAGGCGACGGATCTGCGGCACCAATCCGACCGTCGAGATGGTCATGTGACGCATCCCGATGTGCGGCCCGTACTCCTCGTTCAGGAGGCGCACCGCGCGCAGCGTCGCATCGTAGTTTGCCAGTGGTTCGCCCATGCCCATGAACACGACGTGGGTGATGCGATCGTCGGTCTCGCCGCTGATCAGCAGGACCTGGTCCACTATCTCCCCGGTGGTGAGGTTCCGCACCAACCCGGCCATGCCCGTGGCACAGAAGGTACACCCCATGCCGCACCCCACCTGCGTCGAAACACAGACCGAACGACGGCCGTCGTCGTAGCCCATCAGCACCGTCTCGATCGCCCGGCTATCGGGTAGATCAAGCAGGAACTTGGTGGTGAGACCGTCCGGGGAGTCCGAACGCGCGGCCACGCGCAGACGCGTCAGGGTTGCCCCCTCCCCCAACCGCTGGCGCAGCGCTTGGGGCAGGTCGGTCATCTCGTTGAAGTGGGCCGCGCGTCGCTGGTAGATCCAGCGTGCGATCTGGAGGGCGCGGTAG contains these protein-coding regions:
- a CDS encoding glycosyltransferase family 4 protein, encoding MTSRTIGVLAGPGVRRSRGERRWNIKRMPCGGDAVRVGVFSDSYLPRISGVVRSIEALVTELRRQGHQASIFAPAYPGYRDADPDVVRFPSVRAPGIPDFPLAIPVARRFTAGLRARRLSVIHTHSPFLMGTAALFAARRLGLPLVFTHHTMYSEYVHYVPIVSQRFSREVVTRYTIRYCNRCSLVVAPSHAVRNWLLARGVSARVEVLATAGFDLDRFDRLNPLWVRPRLGIPAGVPLVITVGRLAREKRFDVLLAAFAMAAQGTPARLLVVGGGPEAAALRRAAADRGIAGQVIFTGPLDHDRVLDCYAAADLFAFSSPTETQGLVVVEAMAAGLPVAAVGAGGVSEVVSDGLTGLLTGLDAEALGVAIHRLLGDDALRSRLAAAGRVAARAYAIETLTERLVGLYRQAAMVTPVVAAPD
- a CDS encoding S1 RNA-binding domain-containing protein — encoded protein: MSEEIMVYGDQTPGSEALDLGDAVPRLRERQIVKGTVVRIDTEGILVDVGAKSEGLIPPKEMTRRGEEVDAVSVGDQINVMVMRVEGEEGNIILSKKRADFIHTWDRIAQMKESGAILHAMVVDKVKGGLVVDLGVRGFVPGSHVDLTQAKGRRFEWFVGQSIPLRVIEVDRGKGRVILSHRMAVEEDRRSKREEVLGSLVEGAIVEGTVKRITDFGAFVDLGGVDGLLPISEMAWTYIRHPSEVVRRNQHLRVQVLRVDRESGKISLGLKQILDDPWAEVSERHRAGEVAKGKVVRIVPSGAFVRLRDLDAFLPIAELAERRVGKVEDVVEVGQVIEAMITEIRPEERRMLLSLRRLAREAERKRVKDYMRTQEDEGRITIGDAVGDAMGALLRQAAEARAEQAEPEAPAVEESGPDESAEESEQKE
- a CDS encoding histone deacetylase, giving the protein MSVLHLTHPACARHLTGAGHPERPERLPAIQRAIGESGLADLVETSEFPPVERDLLLSVHSAAYVDGLEAMAQRGGGWLDQDTRVSADSAVAAAHAAGAAAHAAEVLCAGGAARAFLAVRPPGHHALPEQGMGFCLFNNAAVAAAAARRLGRKRVMIVDWDVHHGNGTQAVFWRDPGVLFVSLHQEYWYPGTGALGDVGEDLGEGFTVNLPLPADTGDGGYEEAFTEVVLPLGSVYNPDFLVVSAGYDAHFADPLGGMVVTARGFGRLARLLDEAASASGAPLLVTLEGGYDLAALGASCVATLEALVGRAAWGIPDEEPPPEAPSAAIRPRLRAARRQLLNYWRI
- the rpe gene encoding ribulose-phosphate 3-epimerase, coding for MRIAASILSADLVHLAEAVAAAERGGADMIHVDVMDGCFVPPITMGPVIVEALRRATTLPLDVHLMICRPERHLEAFALAGASCLAVHPEATAHPHRVLSQIRALGVQAGIALNPGTPPEACAELGDVLDFVVVMSVNPGYAGQAFLPGVLPKIGRLRALLAGWSGWVGIDGGISPQTAGLAVAAGADVLIAASAIFSAPVGIESAISALRAAARP
- a CDS encoding PASTA domain-containing protein; translated protein: MSANHGAVIAGRYEVAERIAEGGMSTVCRARRLDDGAVVALKILRGEYAADHEFIERFAREARAAEALAHPNIVRVLESGQDGDTYFIAMEYVDGPDLKAYLRRVGRLEPADAERIALLVCEALDYAHRQGIIHRDVKPQNILLAPDGSVKVADFGIARALATSTITQPGTVIGTVHYLSPEQARGAAVGRGSDIYALGVVLFEMLTGRLPFAGDSPIAIALKHLHEPPPAPRAIEPSIPLRLEGIILKAMAKSSQDRYGSAREMAGDLEGKTELWRETAATDEGTTRRFALPGEVAPTRPGGAALRIAAAVLVIVSLGAWAGWQAVNGYLNVPEVEMPDLVGRTLPQAELISQQAGLTIAVTERAYSPTVSQDIVLSQDQPPGKRVKRGRRIGVVLSLGAQLVTVPDLVRRTLQEAQLALEGAGLQAGTLQEAHDEIAKAGTVIRQDPPAGSRVPLDTPVLLVISRGPPQVEMPSLVGRALADARLLLEERGLVITHLRTLATTAAEPGTVLEQSPPAATPLRPGAVQIILTVSARPGEESAPPRAPVITAEPQIVEPQRPPTQAPRALPTPVPTPGQRVPPAPTPAPGPRVLPSPQPSPAVSPGLVRRTRVQVIVPEGGLQEVRIVVIDETGVRTAYQAPHSPGDRVDQTVRSQGYTIIQVYVDGRLVQEIRP
- the rlmN gene encoding 23S rRNA (adenine(2503)-C(2))-methyltransferase RlmN; protein product: MELVGCTLKEIEGALAPMGEPRYRALQIARWIYQRRAAHFNEMTDLPQALRQRLGEGATLTRLRVAARSDSPDGLTTKFLLDLPDSRAIETVLMGYDDGRRSVCVSTQVGCGMGCTFCATGMAGLVRNLTTGEIVDQVLLISGETDDRITHVVFMGMGEPLANYDATLRAVRLLNEEYGPHIGMRHMTISTVGLVPQIRRLAEERLQLTLAVSLHAPSDDLRSQLVPVNRRWPLVELMAATRDYAATTGRRVTFEYVLMHGVNDHDDHASRLAALLSGSGAHVNVIPWNPVYGLQYARPPAHAVHRFAALVRRGGASATVRLDRGVDIQAACGQLHQTRAAGVPA